The Vibrio coralliilyticus genome segment CACAGGGCCAGGTGTCACGGCTCCAACGAATGCAAACACCACCATCGCCAATATCAAATTTTCCATCTCGTTATCTCCTCTTTTTTACCAAGATAACGACTAGGAGAAAGCCAGTATTGAACGATATTGCAGAGCATCACTCATTGGAAACAGGCTAAATAGCAACAAGTCAGGCAGAACATCTAATACCTTTACCTTTGCGGTAGCCAATCCAATCTTGCCAAAGTTCCTAACATTTATAATCTCCCCTCTACCTAAATTTTCTTGTTCGAATAATTCGAACAAGTGCGTTAGTTTTATCCGATTTCTTCTCACCTCATCGGCACTTAAACTTAGTTTTAACCACTGAGGGAAAGGTATAAACCCTCTACTACTAAATTTGAAAAATTTGAGGAAGATAGTATGAAAGCTCTATTAAAAACACTGACAGAATCAAACGCAGGCTACAGTGCGTTGGCCTTACGTATTCCGGTCGGCATTATATTTATGGCGCATGGTGCACAAAAATTGTTTGGCTGGTTTGGTGGCTATGGCTTAGAAGGCACAGGTCAATGGATGGCATCTATCGGCCTTGGACCCGGTGTTCTGATGGCATTTTTAGCCGGTAGTGCTGAGTTCTTTGGTGGTTTGCTCATCTTACTTGGCATGCTTACTCGCCCAGCTTCTGTCGCTCTTGCCTTTACTATGCTTGTTGCCATTTTCTCAGTTCACTTTGAAAACGGTCTGTTCATGGCAAACAATGGCTATGAGTTTGGGTTAGCACTCATGGCAGCAAGCATTTCATTGGCATTATCGGGATCAGGTAAAGCCGGTCTCGATCAATATATCGCAAAGACACTCGCTTAATCCCAAACTAGGAGGGCATTATTATGATTACCGTAAGACATTCAAATGACCGTGGTAGAGCAAGTTTTGGCTGGCTGGACAGTAAACATACGTTCTCCTTTGGCAATTACTATGACTCACAGCACATGGGTTTCTCAGCGCTACGAGTCATTAATGACGATGTTGTTCAGCCAAGTGCCGGGTTTGCCACACATGGCCATCGAGATATGGAGATCGTTAGTTATGTTCTACAAGGTTCCATCGAACACAAAGACAGTCAAGGCAATATTCAAACCTTACCTGCCGGAGAGTTCCAGCTTATGTCCGCTGGGCGTGGTATCTATCATAGTGAATACAATGCGTCTGACTCCGAAACTCTGCGATTTCTACAGATTTGGATTCAACCAAATACGTTTGGTAAAGAGCCCAGCTATCAGCAAAAAGATTTTGGTCACACAGAAGGCTTAACACCTATCGCCACACCTGATGGTCGCGATGGCACCTTACATATAAAACAGGATGCCTTTCTAAATCAATTGATTTTGTCGCCAGGCCAACACATTGACTATGAAGTTGTACAAGGAAGAAATGTTTATATCCATCAAATTAAAGGGCAACTGACAGTCGATAGCACCATTCTTCATCAAGGTGACGGTGCAAAAGTGGAAGATACCACTTCTCTTTCTTTTGCAAACACAGGAGAAGAAATGGTGACTGCACTGGTATTTGACCTGCCGTAAATTCCTCTAGATTACCTCAGGGAAAAAGCGTACCTCCCTGAGGTTTCAACGCTAATTTTCCAAAACTTCAGCTGTTCGGCTAGCCAATTTTGTTATGAGAGCTTCTCTTCTAAGTTCGAGAATGTCATCTATAATTCTCTCTTTGCCACTTAAACCAAAATGTTCAGAGTAGTTCTTGATTGTGTCCACTTCGTGCCTATCCAGCTTGTACACATTACGCTTCAGATACGCCTCAGCTTCACTTTTTATTAATCCATTATCTTGTAGCTTTTTGATGATAATATCGTCTAGCGTGTTCAACTTTCTTGTCATTTTCTTCTGCTTCTAACCGTAAATTTCGTACATCATTCTAAAAAACGAACTAAAAGTAATATCCGGACGGGAAAGTACCTTCTGTCTATGACAAGAAAGTGACAATTTTCCGCCATTGCTCCAATGCTCGTATTCAGTGCTGTACTCTCTCATTGACAACGCGAATTGATATTCACCAATAAAACATAAATCATCACAAATCACTTATTATGAGCCCTAACGCAAATTTGTCTGCTGTTCAAACTTTAATCACACAGTTTTATATTTCAGCTACGAATACAGTATTAACAACTATATTAAAAACCGAATTATCATCAATAATTCCACTTTTCATGCAAAAAGCAGTGAAGAAGTTCAATTTATCCATCTAGAGTTAGCGAATATCAGAATTGTTTGTTGGATCAAGTTTTCCGCCAAAGATGTTGCGGACCTATTTATAAAATGAATAATACCCATTTGTTACACACATGTAACAAACACAACATCTATATAAATAATATTCATATAAACCATAATGCATAGGCAGGAAAAGCATGACAAAGCGTATATCGCTTGCCGTTTTGGCAAGTCTTTTTGCAGGTAGCGCTGCGGCATCCAACTTGGATGACAAAATCAACGAAGTCGTTGCACCTATCGTCAACCCATTTGTAGGAATGATCTTCTCAACCATTCCTTTCCCTTTTACAGACGTACAGGTGCCTTGGATCGTTCTTTGGTTGGTTGTTGCGGCAAGCTTCTTTACCTTTTACCTTGGCTTCATCAACTTCCGTGGTTTCAAACACGCAGTTCAATTAGTCTCCGGTAAGTTTTCAGATCCAAAAGCCAAAGAAGATGGCGAGGTATCTCACTTCCAAGCACTGACTACAGCGCTATCTGGTACTGTTGGTCTTGGTAACATCGCTGGTGTTGCGGTCGCAGTTTCTATCGGTGGCGCAGGTGCAACATTCTGGATGATCCTTGCTGGCCTACTTGGTATGTCGAGTAAGTTTGTAGAATGTGCTCTTGGTGTGAAATATCGTAACACCAACCCAGACGGTTCTGTTTCTGGTGGTCCTATGTACTACCTAAGCAAAGGTCTAGCTAAACGCGGTAACGCTGCATTTGGCCGTACCCTAGCAGTCCTGTTCTCTGTGTTTGCGATTGGTGGTTCTCTTGGTGGTGGTAACATGTTCCAAGCTAACCAAGCGTTCAAGCAGGTAGTCGGTGTAACAGGTGGCGACGCTTCGTTCTTTGCTGATAAAGGCTGGTTGTTTGGTCTTATCCTAGCTGTCATCGTTGGTATTGTTATCATTGGTGGTATTAAGTCTATCGCTAAAGTGACAGAGAAAGTAGTTCCTTTCATGGCGACCATTTATGTCGGTGCGGCACTTATCATCATCCTAATGAACTTCGACCGCATTGATGACGCATTTGGCGCTATCTTTAACGGAGCATTCACTGGTGAAGGTATTGCTGGTGGCGTAATCGGTGTGCTTATCCAAGGTTTCAAACGTGCAGCATTCTCGAACGAAGCGGGTGTGGGTTCTGCGGCTATTGCTCACTCAGCAGTTAAAACAAAAGAACCAATGTCAGAAGGTTTCGTGTCTCTGCTAGAACCGTTCATCGATACCGTTGTAATTTGTACTATGACGGCTCTAGTTATCATCATCACGGGTTACCTAGATACTGATACTGGTCTAGCAGGTGTTGAACTGACTTCAGCGGCATTCGGTAGTGCGATCAGCTGGTTCCCTTACATTCTTGCTATTGCCGTTGTTCTGTTTGCTTTCTCTACCATGATCTCTTGGTCTTACTACGGTCTGAAAGCGTGGACTTACCTATTCGGAGAGAGCAAAACAGCGGAGCTTATCTTCAAAGTTAAATTCTGTATCTTCGTTGTGATTGGGGCAGCAATGAACTTAGGCCCTGTTATCGACTTCTCTGATGCGATGATCTTTGCAATGGCATTGGTGAACATCATCGGTCTTTATATCCTAGTTCCTGAAGTGAAGCGCGATCTTGCTGATTACCTTGAACGTTTCAATGCTGGTAAGGTCTACAAAGTACAGCAACAGAAACAAACGCAGACTGAAGCCGTAGAGCAATAAACACCTCCCTCTCTAATAATAAACCCGGCATTTTCGCCGGGTTTATTATTTCCTCTTGATGTCGTCTTTCCAACATTCCACTAAAAAGTCTATAAATTGCCTAACCACTGGCTGCTGATAACTACGAGATAAATACACAGCCCAAAGGGCATAACTTGGACAGTGACAGTCACGGAGAATCGAGACTAATTCCCCCTTTTCTATCAATGGATTCGCCAAGTCACACGGCAAGCGAATAATGCCTTTGCCATTGAGAGCGACCTTAACCAAGGTTCCTAAGTCGTTCGCTCTAATGTTACCT includes the following:
- a CDS encoding DoxX family protein, whose product is MKALLKTLTESNAGYSALALRIPVGIIFMAHGAQKLFGWFGGYGLEGTGQWMASIGLGPGVLMAFLAGSAEFFGGLLILLGMLTRPASVALAFTMLVAIFSVHFENGLFMANNGYEFGLALMAASISLALSGSGKAGLDQYIAKTLA
- a CDS encoding pirin family protein — protein: MITVRHSNDRGRASFGWLDSKHTFSFGNYYDSQHMGFSALRVINDDVVQPSAGFATHGHRDMEIVSYVLQGSIEHKDSQGNIQTLPAGEFQLMSAGRGIYHSEYNASDSETLRFLQIWIQPNTFGKEPSYQQKDFGHTEGLTPIATPDGRDGTLHIKQDAFLNQLILSPGQHIDYEVVQGRNVYIHQIKGQLTVDSTILHQGDGAKVEDTTSLSFANTGEEMVTALVFDLP
- a CDS encoding alanine/glycine:cation symporter family protein encodes the protein MTKRISLAVLASLFAGSAAASNLDDKINEVVAPIVNPFVGMIFSTIPFPFTDVQVPWIVLWLVVAASFFTFYLGFINFRGFKHAVQLVSGKFSDPKAKEDGEVSHFQALTTALSGTVGLGNIAGVAVAVSIGGAGATFWMILAGLLGMSSKFVECALGVKYRNTNPDGSVSGGPMYYLSKGLAKRGNAAFGRTLAVLFSVFAIGGSLGGGNMFQANQAFKQVVGVTGGDASFFADKGWLFGLILAVIVGIVIIGGIKSIAKVTEKVVPFMATIYVGAALIIILMNFDRIDDAFGAIFNGAFTGEGIAGGVIGVLIQGFKRAAFSNEAGVGSAAIAHSAVKTKEPMSEGFVSLLEPFIDTVVICTMTALVIIITGYLDTDTGLAGVELTSAAFGSAISWFPYILAIAVVLFAFSTMISWSYYGLKAWTYLFGESKTAELIFKVKFCIFVVIGAAMNLGPVIDFSDAMIFAMALVNIIGLYILVPEVKRDLADYLERFNAGKVYKVQQQKQTQTEAVEQ